Proteins found in one Drosophila innubila isolate TH190305 chromosome X, UK_Dinn_1.0, whole genome shotgun sequence genomic segment:
- the LOC117781469 gene encoding ATP-dependent DNA helicase DDX11, producing the protein MYSPRKVLPAPETNDFGFPYTPYAIQEQLMQELFQVLERKQIGIFESPTGTGKSLTLTCAALTWLQQHEQLVRSELLQRIDDVETELRTLQAASAEAEDWITAQSNTLKQRQELQQLQRLRALLLEKEQELEQMKQRKKQQQRTARKAVDLQQQEELLPDPELDSDEEPSELEAQVEPELSEQRFRDVQIFYCSRTHSQLAQIVAELKKTPHGRQVRCISLGSRQQLCVNPQVRRLPNVALMNERCLDMARSKTPANPSKKPRLEGVGRCAYKAPGQLQRLSDVALCDPLDIEELAKEGAACGSCPYYATRAAQAQAQLVLLPYPLLLQRSSRQQLGIDLRGAIIIVDEAHNLLDTIAQLHSSELTLSQLQLAKEQLGAYKSRYARRLSSANLLRINQLIFVVRRLLQLLQLDAEPRMLRTYELSSEGDFFNIDLHAVLQFCSRTRFAQKLQGFSQQQLREPLPSENRPPATQQLLQRLAKEHQLSQMTKKRKLQEEQQEQEQKLSLEQPMQLKAAIPSPIRPLLAFLETLTSDAADGRILLNPKAQTVKYLLLNPAEHFADIVAEARALIIAGGTMQPTHELTAQLFAQCPERVVERFYSHVVPPDAVLPFVLPTGPTGATLCFNYAQRANPLMLKELTMVLQNLCSVLPAGLVCFLPSYDYLDTVYAQLQQSGALQRISQRKRIFRESAGGSVEQLLQQYAETIGEGGGALLLSVVGGKLSEGLNFADNLGRGVIVVGLPYPNRHAPELKERMRHLDEQLGNGAGNEYYENLSMKAVNQCIGRSVRHIRDYACVYLLDERYTNPRIQQKLPAWIARHLNVASDGFGAVQARTARFFKTKSQALKPEP; encoded by the exons ATGTATTCGCCGCGCAAGGTGCTGCCAGCACCAGAGACGAATGACTTTGGCTTTCCCTACACGCCCTACGCCATACAGGAGCAACTGATGCAGGAGCTCTTCCAGGTGCTGGAGCGCAAGCAAATCGGCATCTTTGAGAGTCCTACGGGAACGGGCAAGTCACTGACACTGACCTGCGCTGCCCTCACCTGGCTGCAGCAGCACGAGCAGCTGGTGCGCTCCGAGCTGCTTCAGCGGATCGATGATGTGGAAACAGAACTGCGCACGCTGCAGGCGGCAAGTGCAGAGGCCGAAGATTGGATAACAGCGCAGAGTAACACGCTCAAGCAGCGCCAggagctgcagcagctgcagcgacTGCGTGCACTGCTGCTggagaaggagcaggagctggAGCAGATGAAGCAAcgcaagaaacaacaacagagaacGGCGAGAAAGGCAGTTGAtctgcagcagcaggaggagtTACTCCCAGACCCCGAACTTGACTCGGACGAGGAGCCATCTGAGCTGGAGGCGCAGGTGGAGCCGGAGTTGAGTGAGCAGCGCTTCCGGGATGTACAGATCTTCTACTGCAGTCGGACGCACTCGCAGCTGGCGCAGATTGTGGCCGAGTTGAAGAAGACGCCACATGGTCGCCAGGTGCGTTGCATCTCGCTCGGCTCCCGGCAGCAGCTGTGCGTCAATCCTCAGGTGCGACGACTGCCCAATGTGGCGCTCATGAACGAGCGTTGCCTGGACATGGCGCGCTCCAAGACGCCGGCCAATCCCAGCAAGAAACCCCGACTGGAGGGGGTGGGTCGCTGTGCTTATAAGGCGCCTGGACAACTGCAGAGGCTCAGCGATGTGGCGCTCTGTGATCCCCTGGACATTGAGGAGCTGGCCAAGGAAGGCGCCGCATGTGGCAGCTGTCCCTACTATGCCACACGTGCTGCCCAGGCGCAGGCACAGCTGGTGCTACTGCCGTAtccgttgctgctgcagcgcaGCTCACGCCAGCAGCTGGGCATCGATCTGCGTGGCGCCATCATCATTGTGGACGAGGCACACAATCTGCTGGACACGATTGCCCAGCTGCACAGCAGCGAGCTGACGCTGTCGCAGCTGCAGCTGGCCAAGGAGCAGCTGGGCGCCTACAAGTCGCGCTATGCTCGGCGCCTGAGCAGCGCCAATCTGTTGCGGATCAATCAGCTAATCTTTGTGGTGCGACgcctgctgcagctgctccagCTGGACGCCGAGCCACGCATGCTGCGCACCTATGAGCTCAGCTCGGAGGGTGACTTCTTCAACATCGATCTGCATGCCGTGCTGCAGTTCTGCAGCCGCACAAGGTTCGCCCAGAAGCTGCAAGGCTTcagccagcagcagctgcgtGAACCGCTGCCCAGCGAGAATCGTCCGCCTGCCACACAGCAGCTGCTCCAACGCCTGGCCAAGGAGCATCAGCTCAGTCAGATGACCAAGAAACGCAAGCTCCaagaggagcagcaggagcaggagcagaaaCTATCTCTTGAGCAGCCAATGCAGCTCAAAGCGGCAATCCCTTCCCCGATTCGACCACTCCTCGCCTTCCTGGAGACGCTCACCAGCGATGCAGCCGATGGCAGGATTCTGCTCAATCCCAAGGCGCAAACAGTCAAATATCTGCTGCTCAATCCTGCCGAGCATTTTGCGGACATTGTCGCCGAGGCGCGTGCC CTCATCATTGCCGGCGGCACAATGCAACCCACACATGAATTGACCGCCCAACTCTTTGCCCAGTGTCCGGAGCGCGTCGTGGAGCGTTTCTACAGTCATGTGGTGCCTCCGGATGCAGTGCTGCCCTTCGTCCTGCCCACTGGGCCAACAGGCGCCACACTCTGCTTCAATTACGCCCAGCGTGCCAATCCCCTCATG CTCAAGGAGCTCACCATGGTGCTGCAGAATCTGTGCAGTGTTCTGCCCGCGGGCTTGGTGTGCTTTCTGCCCTCCTACGATTACCTGGACACAGTGTATGCGCAACTGCAGCAAAGTGGAGCCCTGCAGCGGATCTCGCAGAGGAAGCGCATCTTCAGGGAGTCAGCCGGCGGCAGCgtggagcagctgctgcagcaatATGCGGAGACCATCGGAGAGGGCGGAGGCGCCTTGTTGCTCAGCGTTGTGGGTGGCAAACTGTCGGAGGGTCTCAACTTTGCCGACAATCTGGGACGTGGTGTGATCGTTGTGGGTCTGCCCTATCCCAACCGTCACGCACCCGAGCTCAAGGAGCGCATGCGTCACCTGGACGAGCAACTGGGCAATGGAGCTGGCAACGAATACTATGAAAATCTCAGCATGAAGGCGGTCAATCAATGCATTGGTCGCTCCGTGCGTCACATCCGTGACTATGCCTGTGTCTACCTGCTGGACGAACGCTACACGAATCCACGCATCCAGCAGAAGCTCCCAGCGTGGATTGCACGTCATCTGAACGTGGCCAGCGATGGATTTGGTGCCGTTCAAGCGCGCACAGCGCGTTTTTTCAAAACCAAGAGTCAGGCATTAAAACCGGAACCGTAA